The Plasmodium brasilianum strain Bolivian I chromosome 6, whole genome shotgun sequence genomic interval AAACGAACGTTCGCATgttgtgtatatttttcccCCACAAAATCTGCAGAATTTGTGTAGTAGATTAATACACAAaattaatgtaattatatataggttggcattttaattttgttagagcaaagaaataataaatacgtatacatTAGTTAGTAGTTACTAGTTAGTAGTCATTTGTAAATGATCAACAATTAAGGATTAATAATAGGTAACCAAGAATAGTCTCAAAACTAGCTAAttggtaaaaaataaaatataatatgctaaaatgcatatatgcgTGATGCtgttatgtaaaaaaaaaaaaaaagaaaaaaaaaaggtaaaaacaaatgtaaatacaaatgtaaatacaaatatatatataaatataaatgtatattatggCTATCTATCAATCAGTTGCTCGTATTACgtgcatataaaaaatagaataaaaatcGTTAAAATGAattgcaatatttttattttccttttgttATTTAAGAAAGAATGGAagaaattttcctttttttattaatatactactgaatatttatatatatatatgtattatgtatgtgcCAAAAAAATTACGCCTTTTTGTCTTCCTCCCATCAGTTGAAGtttattagaatatatattctatatacaacttgtaataattttgtttttaattttgtgatgttatatacattaatacgAATTTAGAATGATATGCTTATATAGTAATAACTTAAGCTAAGTTAATATAGCGAAACATATTCTTTTAGTTAACATATAAGATACTCCTTTAGATCATTCTCTCGTTTTaactatttatatgtgttgccaatttttttttttattttgcactTACGTGATATCTCGTATTAGTTTTATTATAACGATTTTCTATTTATAGCGAAAgaggtaatttttttttttttttttttttttttcattacattATAAATAGTAATGTTTATGCTTGAATgtaacataaaattatataagcaGTACTAAGCATTATTCTATCTTATAATATTTGTCATAGATAGAAGCTAATGCCTATATATAactacataaaaatattattatgtgaatatttatatctgCAGAAAAAATTGACGCATATCTTTTTCTAAGTCTTTGAGAACATTAACAGTTGAAGTATCACCACCAATTGAAGTTACCaatgattttattaaatcGTCGGAGAACTTTTTAGCCTCATTGATATGTTCATATTCCATGGAAAGTTCCTTATAAGCAGTAATGTCATTAGGTGGAACATTACTTGCTTCTTTTCCGTTTTCCTTTTCcgattctttatttttatcttcagCTTCGTTTATTTGAGAATTTTCTTCGCTTAAATCTTCACTAGTTTCTTCTGCTTCTTCTGCTTCTTCTGTTTCCCCCTCTTGTAGTATTTcttgtataatattttttacatcttCCTCTTTAATCTCTACTTTTTCCTCTTCCTTTTGTTGATCTTCTTTTTCCTCTACAACCTTTTCATTCTCATCTACAGTGTTATGCGTAGTTCCCTCGGGTAAATTTACTGGATCAAGTATATTCTGTTTATCTTCTTTATCTTCTTCTACTTCTTTTACTTGTTGTTTATCttcatcttcttcttttcctttttcttcacTATCAGTACCGCTTTCTTGAACTTCCCCCTGATCAGCTCTTTGTTGTTCTGCTTCTACTCTTCTTCCTGCTGCACTTTCTTCATCTGTAACATCACCAGTACTACTATCTTCATCTTCATGCtgtttttcccttttaacTGATTCATCTCCTTTATGTATCACTGTTTCTACGTGGACCGTACTATCTGACTGTGGTAAATTTTTTGCTTGTTCTTGTGATAACGATGATGCTACATCTGCTGAGGGATCTTCTAACTTTTCAGGTGGACTACCTGGTAATGATCTTTCTTCATTTTCCAGTTGTTCATCTGATTCTGATTCTGGCAATCCTTCTCTATGGGTTGGTTGTGTCTCTCCATGTGGTTGAGAATGTTGTTGTGGTTGAAGCTGTGAATCGTTTTCTTCTTGTAATTGTTCCACTTTTTCTGGTGCTGATGGTGGCAATTCTGAAGGTGGTACTTCTTCCACTTTAGGTGCTTTATTGTCCTGATCCTGTTGACCATCTTGTAATGTGGTTTCTGAATCGTCTGGATTATCTTCTGATACAGAAGGAGGCGTATCTCTAGTTGGTGAATTATCTGGTGTTAAATCCGACGATTCCGTACCCAATTCTCCTGTAACGGGTTCTTTTGGATTAGGACCATCTGCAGATATACCTTCCCCTGCAGAGACATCTCTTTCTGTAAGCATAGATCCTTCTGTATCATCATTCCTGGATTCAACTTCACTATTCTCCACGGGTTTACTTCTACCATCAACTTCAGTGCTTCCTTCTTCATCACTTTCAGGTTTATCTCTTTTAGAAATTTCTTCTTCACTAAGACCAGTAGACACTGTACCTCCCGCTTGATCTTGATGTACTGGAGTGACTTGCGGTGATGATttgtctttttcttcttctttttcttcctcttcttctttatcttcctcttcttcttttcctttttcttcacTATCAGTACCGCTTTCTTGAACTTCCCCCTGATCAGCTCTTTGTTGTTCTGCTTCTACTCTTCTTCCTGCTGCACTTTCTTCATCTGTAACATCACCAGTACTACTATCTTCATCTTCATGCtgtttttcccttttaacTGATTCATCTCCTTTATGTATCACTGTTTCTACGTGGACCGTACTATCTGACTGTGGTAAATTTTTTGCTTGTTCTTGTGATAACGATGATGCTACATCTGCTGAGGGATCTTCTAACTTTTCAGGTGGACTACCTGGTAATGATCTTTCTTCATTTTCCAGTTGTTCATCTGATTCTGATTCTGGCAATCCTTCTCTATGGGTTGGTTGTGTCTCTCCATGTGGTTGAGAATGTTGTTGTGGTTGAAGCTGTGAATCGTTTTCTTCTTGTAATTGTTCCACTTTTTCTGGTGCTGATGGTGGCAATTCTGAAGGTGGTACTTCTTCCACTTTAGGTGCTTTATTGTCCTGATCCTGTTGACCATCTTGTAATGTGGTTTCTGAATCGTCTGGATTATCTTCTGATACAGAAGGAGGCGTATCTCTAGTTGGTGAATTATCTGGTGTTAAATCCGACGATTCCGTACCCAATTCTCCTGTAACGGGTTCTTTTGGATTAGGACCATCTGCAGATATACCTTCCCCTGCAGAGACATCTCTTTCTGTAAGCATAGATCCTTCTGTATCATCATTCCTGGATTCAACTTCACTATTCTCCACGGGTTTACTTCTACCATCAACTTCAGTGCTTCCTTCTTCATCACTTTCAGGTTTATCTCTTTTAGAAATTTCTTCTTCACTAAGACCAGTAGACACTGTACCTCCCGCTTGATCTTGATGTACTGGAGTGACTTGCGGTGATGATttgtctttttcttcttctttttcttcctcttcttctttatcttcctcttcttctttttcttcctctttttctttgCTTGATCCAGGATTATGTACAATTCCTGAAGCCCTTTCTTCAGAATTTGATTCATCTCTTGATAACTGTGTTTCTAATTGTCCATCTGGTAATGCACTTGATTTTTCTTCTAATTGTTCTTCTGATTGTGCCTCTAATTGTTCCTCTGATTGTGCCTCTAATTGTTCTTCTGATTGTGCCTCTAATTGTTCTTCTGATTGTGCCTCTAATTGTTCATCTGATTGTGCCTCTAATTGTTCATCTGATTGTGCCTCTAATTTTGCTTCTAACTGTGCCTCTAGTTGTGCCTCTAGTTGTGCCTGCAATTGTGCTTCTACTTGGGAATCTGCATTATCCTGTTCAtcttttaaagaaatattttttcctgaaAATCCATTTCGtaaattatgttttactTCAACtgtattttcttctttatgaACTTCATTTCTGGATGTTCCACTGCCTTCATTTATACAtagatttataaaaaataagaaaaaggagATATGTAACACTTTATTCATTgtctattataattttaaaaaatatgaaaaaaattatatcacATTAAAAAGTTGGAAAATAATGAACGGATAGTACATATTTAAGAAGAGGGGTAACATTGGTTTTaactgttttattttattttttctttagcaaaaatagaaaaatgacaattattaattttgttatctgcaatgaaatatttttttataaaattaatttttaataaacataaatattacattatttatgtttCACAGAGGTGgtagaaaaattttaattgtaaaatGCTTAATTTTCTGAAAATGATCAGAAAAAAtctacgaaaaaaaaaaaaaataaatatatatatatatatagccatatataatatgtgtatatatatatgcttaacACACGAACTTCGGTTTTTCGATGACGTTGACTCAGCTAatgaattttcttttaaatattattttttatttaaacaataaaaattaccTAATATTTGCATAAACTTCAAATAACTTTTCGATTTGGAATAGCAGAAACGTATATATTATGGGTGCATTAGAACagttcattttaaaaaagagggGAAATTAACTTGATCTTCATTTTcctttaacatttttaatactactttaattttcatttaaagaACAAAAACAATCGAAGTTGTATAGTAGAcgtctatatttttaaatattatcttCAGAATATTTCATCAATTGTATTATGCACATTTAtccataaaattaaaataaaatctgAAGTTAAAAATGAAGTTAAACTTGCaattaaaattagaataatttttccatCTGTGGTGTTTCactttattatatgaataaataaaaaaagaaaaaaaagaaaaaaaaaaatgaacaataataaataattaaagagGACAGTGAAATTCGttaatttgtaaataatataaaatgtgaaGTAGTGTAATGTAATAGCATTTCCTAGTGAACACCATATTATGACGAGTAATggagaaaaggaaaaattatattatagatGCATTATAACTAATTGACATGATGTTTCACAAATGTAACATGTAACTAAATCCGTTAAAGCAGTTAATTATTGTGTTATTTTCATGTTGTTCCAAAAAGTGCagtaattctttttaattatatataaattaatatactcTAATGTTCCAAATAAGATTATAAACTTTAGTATCACTGCAGCTTCCACtgatttataattttatacttGTGTGCGgggattattttttatcaatattatGAGTTTAGTAGCATCAGATTAATCAACACacgtttaaaaaaaataaataatgacaTTCTAATAacgtataatattttaacaaaatggaATTCATTCCTTTAGCTGCACCGTGTACAGAGCTTTATGCCATTATATCATTCTAGCATTCCAGCATtatcccattttttttttttatatttcacttttttttaattcatcaCCTCTTCTATTTATTCTTCTATTTATTCTTCTATTTATTCTTCTATTTATTCTTCTATTTATTCTTCTATTTATTCTTCTATTTATTCTTCTATTTATTCTTCTATTTATTCTtctatttattcttttatttattcttctatttattcttctatttattcttctatttattcttttatttattcttctatttataatcattttttatttagtgGCCCTTTTATGACTCTGCGTAAAATTGAGATGAActgattaatttttaatttttttttttttcccatttatatatgacatTTAATAATGTTTATAATTCATTATGTTTCAGGGTGGTATGGAGTTAAATTAATGGTTTCACAATTTTCCAAATGTTTTAACCACTTTTTGTTAGGTACCCCTacttcatatacatataaacgcGACAAAACAtcactttatatttttatctttattttgaGAAAACATGTCCATATTATGTGCAAAATTTTTGGGCGTGTTAAAAAGGGGTACATTGCTACAACCCACATTTACCATTGTTTTTACTAATTGGTTTGACACTCTTTTAACATCATTAATGTTTCTGTAATATCTGGAAAGGGAATTATTTGCATTCATATCGTTTGGTATAAAGTTATTCACTTCTTCATCTTGTCCATTTTTTCCATCTGTTTCATGAGCTATTTTGTGAACATCCGATTATTTCATTTCGTCCTCTTCTAAATCTATATCTGTATGCTCCACCACTTctttaaattcttttttatgctTATTTCTGCATTTACGTATTTCCTCCTTCAATTCTTCCTCCCTATCGGGGGTATAATTTCCATATTCTGGCGCCATATTTAAAAGTTCTAGTATATCTAGTTTTCCTAtctttataatttgtttagGGATTGTCGTTTTTCCCTCCAAATGCATTTTTCTAACCAGTTTCCTTTCTGTTGATTGTAATAATggttcttctttttttttttattttttatttttattcctttttcctATAGTAATAGTGGTGAtagtatatttgttttatctcttttttgtTGTAATGATAAACCTTGTTCATTTTCGTTTACCAATTCTAATGCTTCATtcgcttttttttctgtttcttGTAATGTTCCTGATTGAGGTCCTTTTTTATCTTGTAATTCGCTTAgtgatttttttaaagacaTATATCGTAATAATGATATTGGTTTTGTTTGTTCTGTTATTAACTCTTCCAGTTGTGCATTATTTgatttatactattttttttctaatatatattctttttcttttttgttaataccTCTTAATGATGGTAATATTGACATGTCTTCTTTTTATGAGTCTTCAGATAAGTGCGACAGGTATTTGCTTTGGTTCATGTTCTactaatgtattattttgtgCTTGAGTTTGCTCTTTCTGTGAGTTTTCTACTTTTTCTGATGGCTCCCTCTTCGGTGTGGTACTTTCGCTTCTCACTGCTTCTTCTTCTGAGTGggcttttaatttttctttttcctcttcttGTTCTTCATTACATTCAACTACCTTCGAACCTTGTGCCAAAACAAGACATTCCAAATCTGATATAATTGTTGATGATAATTGTTCTGGTTGTGGATTACTTCCACTCTGTTCTTGCATTTTCAACAATTTAGGTTTGGCTAATGTGGAAGTTTTTGAACTTGAATTATCTCTATATTCTATAATATCTTACTTCTGTATAATATTGCTAATATCTGCACTTCCTACCTTTTTAGAACTAATTAcagttaaattattattaagttCTTGTGCatctatataattttgttcatCTTGTAATGAAGCCTCTTCTATTGAAAAATCATTTAgtaaattatgttttatgcCATCTATGTTTTGCTCCTTTAGGACCTAATTTTGTAATTCTTCTtttacacataaaaaaaaatcaaaaaggaataaataaaaggcaaggtgaattattttacacattataaatgtatatatgaatatacatatatatatatgtttatgtatatgtatatgtgtaaatatttattttaatttatgttttccctttaaaattacaaaatttaaagatCATCAAAAAGGggcagaaaaaatataaaaattgttcgTTAATTGAGAACTATCTTCAATGTGCaaacttttattaaaataaaaaaattacaccaaaaaaaaaaaaaaaaaaaaaaaaagggggggCATTCATACGAGTAATTACGATGATATCTTTCACctaaaatttgttttactatatatatgcagacatatagatatacatgtatatacatttatatattcataatgaACGTTTATGTTTCATTAAACGTGTAACAGTGGCACATTTCCAGAgtgaaaaggtaaaaaaagcctataaaaataagaaaataaatatatttctcatCTGATAAAATGTATACTATTTCATAAACTCATTTTCGTTTTTGTTTGAAATTGTGTTCTCTATTTAGATGGTAGAAACCATTCGAACTCTGTAACAACTTATACAAATCACCTTCAGATTTATTGAAGTGCCAATGTGAGTTACGTGTACAGGTAGAAAAATTCTATTTTTCTAACAAATGTGCCGTTAGAATCTTTAtattcctttaatttttttttttttttttaacactatcgtaatttttacttaataaatataaataatttgaagTTACATAGAACATGTTCTTCTATGCATTGcgcatattattttaattttaattttaatttttttttttttcaaaatctGCTTGGCAGGTTTAGGTAAAgggtaaaaatattttcactAACTGTAAtgctttatttaaattattacaaaacaaataattaaaatttgttaaaaattatattaaatcaagtttataaaaaatgtagtatcactttatattatatatcttcatataatataacttcatataatataacttcatataatataacttcatataatataacttcatataatataacttcatataatataacttcatataatataacttCATATAATACAAcatcatataatataacttcatataatataacttcatataatataacttcatataatataacatcATATAATACAACATAATAATGCACGTAATTcatgtatgtttattttgttcctCATGACAAAATAAGGAAATTTTAATCCTTATTGAGAAATTAATAATTgctttactattttatatatacgaaatggtataaataaaaaaagttataataaaTGACTGTTGAGTTACGTCCCTTTTtctaaaaaggaagaaaagcCTATTTTTAGCTCCtccaaaatatattattgttatacaTAACAAATAAGTGAATTGCTTTATATAATAGGGTTTTAGTCTGTTCTTCGCCTAGATTATTTGATTACGTGCTACAAAATATTTCCTACATATCTACAGGTATAATTTCGTAGTTTAAAATTCACTAgcacaaaattataaaattatatatattctaatcTAATGTGATATTCGaatggaataaaaattattcttttatgctttttacatacattatattctatattttataacacCTATATGCTAGTTATACTTTACCTTTTTATAATCTCTTTCTAATGAGGAATCCATTTAAATATGAATCTTCCCACTTGCTCTTGTATCATGAGATGACATATAACAATTCGTTAATATGAATCTAACTATGCATGATGAgaggtattttttttttttttttttttttttaatttttaattttttacgttGTCTTTTATAATGATAGTTTATAGGAGTAACtgtttaaattattctatattgcaatgattattatataaataccaTTCGTAAATAAATGTGTTATATAGTTCTTCTccaaatatttgtatatttaggTAATAGTTAATCATATCATTAACTAAATTGTTGAGAGTATCTAAAACTGAAATGTCATCATCAAATGAATTTATCAAAGAATTCATTGTCATTTCagttgtttttataaatttattcataatatcATATTCTTCAGAAAGTGATATCCAAGGTTCAGTAtcaattaacaaaatattgtTATCTTTTTCTCCCCCTACTACATCCTCTACTTTATCTACTTCTTGCTCTCCTTTTTCTTCCTCCTCTTCCTCGTTCTTCTGTTCGTCAGTGTCCATTTCTACTTCCTCGTGGTATAGTTCAGCTTCTCCTTTTTCgccttcttcctcttctacttgttcttttttttcctctacTACTTCCTTATTATagattatattattactttccTCCGGAGATAAACTTACTGTCTGTGGTAAATTTTGATCTTCTACCTTATGCGATGTGGCAGGttctttgttttcttttGGTAGTAGTTgctgttgttgttgttgctGCTGCTGATGTTGTGgtattgttgttgttgttggtGGTGATGGTGGTTgctgttgttgttgttgttgttgtttcTGCTGCTGCTGCTGCTGCTGTTGCTGTAGTGTTGATGCTGGTGCTGGTGCTGGTTGTTGTTGTTGCTGCTGCTGCTGCTGtggttgttgttgttgttgctGCTGCTGCTGCTGCTGTTGTTGCTGTTGCTGTTGCTGTTGCTGCTGTTGCTGCTGCTGTTGCTGTTGCAGTAACTTATGCTGTTGTTGTCGCAGCAGCTTATGCTGTAGTTGATTCTGTAGTGGTAATGATTGATCTACCCGTTTTCCTAATGTACCTCCTTCACCTAGTTTTTGTTGAATTCCACTTAATAACGATGTTTGTTCTGAGTCTGAATTATCTTCtggtttttcatttttaggTGTAACATCTAAATCCTGAGGTATATCCCTCTTTTCCGAAACTGTTCCTGCTTCTTCTGTGTCTGTTTGTAATTGctgtttttttcctttgagTAGTCCACTATCTTCTAGCACTTCTGCTAATAGTGATTCAGCTCTTTCTGGTGGTCCTCCCAATGGTTCCACAATTAATTGTCCTTTTAGTTCTTGCGAATCTTTTGATGTATCTAGTTTTTGTAAATCCCCTTCAGATGGACTTACTTCTCGTGATGATCCTTCAGGTTGTAATGAAGCGTCCTCTTCTGATCGCCCTTCTGATTGTTCTTTTGGAGTCGTTTCTTCTTCTCTCTGTCCTGTTTTCTTTTCCCTTGATACTCCAAGTACTGTTCCTCTTTCCCCGCTATCTGCTGAATCAGGAGAAACATCATTTTCAGAAAGATGTTGCACATTACTTGTTTCATGTGCTGATATATGTTGTTCTAATTGTGGATATATCGTATTTTTTGTCTTAACGTTTAGATTCGATCCGACTGATTCATCAGATGTTGAGCTTAAGTTTACATTCATAGAATGTGTATCTGTTTGTTCGTTTGAAGTGTTGTTGACATCACTTCCATTTtctaatatttcattattatcttcatctggattattttcatcattattataatgtacTACTTTTGGATTATTTTGTACATCTTGTGATATGATACCACTTACTGGAAGACCTTTtcttaaatttgtttttcccTGATGTATAATTTCTTTACTTGCaacattattttcatatatatataaattaaaaaaaaataaatataagaaaatattaaaaactttcttcatttttgaaTCTTAAattagttaaaaaaaaaattttattaaacacaaaaaggaaaagagaagtcaaagaaaataattttaaaaatattcatgtTTTGacacttctttttttttttttttccaaaaaaattataaaactcGTAGacgtttttttaaatcattgaGTTAGTTACCAACCAGAAAATAAATCtatatattaagaataaaatatagacTAATGCGATCTGCA includes:
- a CDS encoding merozoite surface protein 3 — its product is MKKVFNIFLYLFFFNLYIYENNVASKEIIHQGKTNLRKGLPVSGIISQDVQNNPKVVHYNNDENNPDEDNNEILENGSDVNNTSNEQTDTHSMNVNLSSTSDESVGSNLNVKTKNTIYPQLEQHISAHETSNVQHLSENDVSPDSADSGERGTVLGVSREKKTGQREEETTPKEQSEGRSEEDASLQPEGSSREVSPSEGDLQKLDTSKDSQELKGQLIVEPLGGPPERAESLLAEVLEDSGLLKGKKQQLQTDTEEAGTVSEKRDIPQDLDVTPKNEKPEDNSDSEQTSLLSGIQQKLGEGGTLGKRVDQSLPLQNQLQHKLLRQQQHKLLQQQQQQQQQQQQQQQQQQQQQQQQQQQQPQQQQQQQQQPAPAPASTLQQQQQQQQQKQQQQQQQQPPSPPTTTTIPQHQQQQQQQQQLLPKENKEPATSHKVEDQNLPQTVSLSPEESNNIIYNKEVVEEKKEQVEEEEGEKGEAELYHEEVEMDTDEQKNEEEEEEKGEQEVDKVEDVVGGEKDNNILLIDTEPWISLSEEYDIMNKFIKTTEMTMNSLINSFDDDISVLDTLNNLVNDMINYYLNIQIFGEELYNTFIYEWYLYNNHCNIE
- a CDS encoding merozoite surface protein 3; this encodes MNKVLHISFFLFFINLCINEGSGTSRNEVHKEENTVEVKHNLRNGFSGKNISLKDEQDNADSQVEAQLQAQLEAQLEAQLEAKLEAQSDEQLEAQSDEQLEAQSEEQLEAQSEEQLEAQSEEQLEAQSEEQLEEKSSALPDGQLETQLSRDESNSEERASGIVHNPGSSKEKEEEKEEEEDKEEEEEKEEEKDKSSPQVTPVHQDQAGGTVSTGLSEEEISKRDKPESDEEGSTEVDGRSKPVENSEVESRNDDTEGSMLTERDVSAGEGISADGPNPKEPVTGELGTESSDLTPDNSPTRDTPPSVSEDNPDDSETTLQDGQQDQDNKAPKVEEVPPSELPPSAPEKVEQLQEENDSQLQPQQHSQPHGETQPTHREGLPESESDEQLENEERSLPGSPPEKLEDPSADVASSLSQEQAKNLPQSDSTVHVETVIHKGDESVKREKQHEDEDSSTGDVTDEESAAGRRVEAEQQRADQGEVQESGTDSEEKGKEEEEDKEEEEEKEEEKDKSSPQVTPVHQDQAGGTVSTGLSEEEISKRDKPESDEEGSTEVDGRSKPVENSEVESRNDDTEGSMLTERDVSAGEGISADGPNPKEPVTGELGTESSDLTPDNSPTRDTPPSVSEDNPDDSETTLQDGQQDQDNKAPKVEEVPPSELPPSAPEKVEQLQEENDSQLQPQQHSQPHGETQPTHREGLPESESDEQLENEERSLPGSPPEKLEDPSADVASSLSQEQAKNLPQSDSTVHVETVIHKGDESVKREKQHEDEDSSTGDVTDEESAAGRRVEAEQQRADQGEVQESGTDSEEKGKEEDEDKQQVKEVEEDKEDKQNILDPVNLPEGTTHNTVDENEKVVEEKEDQQKEEEKVEIKEEDVKNIIQEILQEGETEEAEEAEETSEDLSEENSQINEAEDKNKESEKENGKEASNVPPNDITAYKELSMEYEHINEAKKFSDDLIKSLVTSIGGDTSTVNVLKDLEKDMRQFFLQI